A section of the Elizabethkingia anophelis R26 genome encodes:
- the rlmD gene encoding 23S rRNA (uracil(1939)-C(5))-methyltransferase RlmD, whose translation MQKKKKNVILENIKLLSAGAKGVSVGKTEDGKTILVSGAVPGDVVNARMKKSKKNYIEAEAVEILEESPDRVDARCMHFSVCGGCKWQNLSYEKQLQFKEDEVLNNIRRIGGIEGFEALPILGSAEQYFYRNKMEFSFSNARWLTLEEVNSTEEIADRNALGFHIPGQWSKILDLKECFLQEDPSNNIRLAVKEYAEENNLEFFDVRNQEGFLRTLMMRQNSKGEWMVLFQLFEENETERIKLLDFLLQKFPQIHTLLYAINPKGNDSIYDLDIQTYYGEGFLYEEMDGLRFKIGPKSFFQTNYKQALELYRKTLEFADLKGDEVVYDLYTGTGTIAQYVARNAKQVIGIEAVQEAIDAAKEHAELNGLTNCTFYCGDMKDIFNQEFLESHPKADVLITDPPRDGMHAKVVEQILNLSPEKIVYVSCNSATQARDLAMLKEHYNLVKVLPVDMFPQTHHVENIALLIKKS comes from the coding sequence ATGCAGAAAAAAAAGAAGAATGTAATTCTTGAAAATATCAAACTCCTTTCAGCCGGTGCGAAAGGAGTTTCTGTTGGTAAAACAGAAGATGGTAAAACCATTTTGGTGAGTGGGGCTGTACCCGGAGATGTGGTAAATGCCCGTATGAAAAAATCGAAAAAGAACTATATTGAAGCTGAAGCAGTAGAGATTCTGGAAGAATCTCCTGACAGAGTTGATGCCAGATGTATGCATTTCAGCGTGTGCGGAGGGTGTAAATGGCAGAATCTTAGTTACGAAAAGCAATTACAGTTTAAAGAGGATGAAGTACTGAATAATATTCGTAGAATTGGCGGTATTGAGGGATTTGAAGCGTTGCCTATTCTGGGATCTGCAGAACAGTATTTTTACAGAAATAAAATGGAGTTCTCTTTTTCTAATGCACGTTGGCTTACATTGGAAGAAGTAAATTCTACAGAAGAAATAGCTGACAGAAATGCATTAGGGTTTCATATTCCGGGACAATGGAGCAAGATTCTGGATCTGAAGGAGTGTTTTCTGCAAGAAGACCCATCCAACAATATTCGTCTTGCTGTAAAAGAATATGCTGAGGAAAATAATCTCGAATTCTTTGATGTAAGAAACCAGGAAGGTTTTCTTCGTACGCTAATGATGCGTCAGAACTCTAAAGGAGAATGGATGGTTTTATTCCAACTTTTTGAAGAGAATGAAACCGAACGTATAAAGCTATTGGATTTCCTTCTGCAAAAGTTTCCGCAAATACATACATTACTTTATGCAATCAACCCAAAAGGAAACGACAGTATCTATGATCTGGATATCCAGACTTACTACGGGGAAGGGTTTTTGTATGAAGAAATGGATGGACTTAGATTTAAAATAGGACCTAAGTCATTTTTCCAAACCAATTACAAGCAGGCGCTTGAATTATATCGTAAAACTCTTGAATTTGCAGACCTGAAAGGAGATGAAGTTGTATACGACCTTTATACAGGAACCGGAACTATTGCGCAATATGTTGCCCGTAATGCAAAGCAGGTGATAGGTATAGAAGCAGTACAAGAAGCTATAGATGCAGCTAAAGAGCATGCAGAATTAAATGGTCTTACCAATTGTACTTTCTATTGTGGAGATATGAAAGATATCTTCAATCAGGAGTTTTTAGAATCTCACCCTAAAGCAGATGTTCTAATTACTGACCCGCCAAGAGACGGAATGCATGCTAAAGTAGTAGAACAGATACTTAATTTATCGCCAGAGAAAATTGTATATGTAAGCTGTAATTCTGCAACACAAGCCAGAGATTTGGCTATGTTAAAAGAACATTATAACTTAGTGAAGGTTTTGCCGGTGGACATGTTCCCGCAAACTCATCACGTAGAGAATATAGCACTGCTTATTAAAAAATCATGA
- a CDS encoding MBL fold metallo-hydrolase, with amino-acid sequence MKLYPIETGNFKLDGGAMFGVVPKSIWQKTNPADSKNLIDLGMRCLLIEDGKNLILIDNGLGNKQDDKFFGHYDLWGNATLDKSLAKYGFVKDDITDVFLTHLHFDHCGGSVEWNDDRSGYRTAFKNARYWSNENHWKWATEPNPREKASFLKENILPIQESGQLNFVPLPTTGNYGFAPDLKMDIIFVDGHTEKQMLPVIKYQDKTIVFAADLIPTVGHIPLVYVMGYDTRPLLTVSEKEKFLKQAVDNEYILFFEHDAHNELATLKMTEKGPRLDEIHKFNDIFGY; translated from the coding sequence ATGAAACTATATCCTATAGAAACCGGAAATTTCAAATTGGACGGCGGTGCTATGTTTGGTGTTGTTCCGAAATCTATCTGGCAAAAAACTAACCCTGCAGACAGCAAAAATCTTATCGATCTTGGTATGCGCTGTCTGTTAATTGAAGACGGAAAGAACCTTATTCTTATTGACAATGGTCTTGGTAATAAACAAGATGATAAATTCTTTGGACATTACGACCTTTGGGGAAATGCTACTTTAGACAAATCTTTAGCAAAATATGGTTTTGTTAAAGACGATATTACCGATGTATTTCTTACTCATTTACATTTTGATCACTGTGGAGGTTCTGTGGAATGGAATGATGACAGAAGCGGCTACCGTACTGCATTTAAAAACGCCAGATACTGGAGTAATGAAAATCATTGGAAATGGGCAACAGAACCCAATCCAAGAGAGAAAGCAAGTTTTTTAAAAGAAAATATCCTTCCTATTCAAGAAAGCGGACAACTTAATTTCGTTCCTTTACCTACAACTGGCAATTATGGATTTGCACCTGACCTGAAAATGGATATTATCTTTGTAGACGGTCACACTGAAAAACAAATGTTACCCGTAATCAAATATCAGGACAAGACTATCGTTTTCGCTGCAGACCTTATTCCTACTGTAGGTCATATTCCATTAGTATATGTAATGGGCTATGATACACGCCCGCTTTTAACAGTATCTGAAAAAGAAAAATTCCTGAAGCAGGCTGTGGATAACGAATATATTCTATTCTTCGAGCACGATGCCCATAATGAACTGGCAACATTAAAAATGACAGAAAAAGGACCACGTTTAGACGAAATTCATAAGTTCAATGATATATTCGGATATTAA
- a CDS encoding DUF6048 family protein: protein MKLRLFYTLIFSLFITLSFAQEKKKISSDTLAAKKWKYKPNVMLGVDVLHLGLMAFTDQKLFQAFATSRIQPRLHLVADVGYERNKYDKNGYDVSAKGLFVKAGTLYMLSPDPENKQNGFYAGGKVAASFYQQEMRAIPTRGYQGHDSYASFPTSSQSAYWLEGAIGGRVELFNSNFYIDAQVQPKYMIYTTKQENITPMVIPGFGTDANKFKLGFMWSLAYLF from the coding sequence ATGAAGTTAAGACTGTTCTATACTTTAATTTTTAGTCTTTTTATTACCTTAAGCTTTGCGCAGGAAAAGAAAAAGATAAGCAGTGATACCCTTGCTGCTAAGAAATGGAAATATAAACCAAATGTAATGTTGGGAGTAGATGTACTTCACCTTGGATTAATGGCTTTTACCGATCAGAAATTATTCCAGGCTTTTGCTACTTCGCGTATACAACCAAGACTGCATCTGGTAGCTGATGTAGGTTATGAAAGGAATAAATATGACAAAAACGGATACGATGTATCTGCTAAAGGACTATTTGTTAAAGCCGGAACATTATATATGCTAAGCCCGGATCCGGAAAATAAGCAAAATGGATTTTATGCTGGCGGAAAGGTAGCAGCATCTTTTTATCAACAGGAAATGAGGGCTATTCCAACCAGAGGCTATCAGGGGCATGATTCTTACGCGTCATTTCCGACATCATCTCAGTCTGCTTACTGGCTGGAAGGAGCTATTGGAGGTAGGGTAGAGCTTTTTAACTCCAACTTCTATATAGACGCACAGGTACAGCCAAAATATATGATTTATACTACAAAACAGGAGAATATAACTCCAATGGTGATTCCGGGATTCGGAACAGATGCCAATAAGTTCAAATTAGGCTTTATGTGGAGTCTAGCTTATCTGTTTTAA
- the coaE gene encoding dephospho-CoA kinase (Dephospho-CoA kinase (CoaE) performs the final step in coenzyme A biosynthesis.): protein MHKIIGLTGGIGSGKTTVARFIEEMGYPVYNSDTRAKDLVNESADLKSAIIQLLGKHAYDENGLYDRKYVGSVVFSNDELLKQLNAIIHPAVNKDFHDWVKKQSREIIFKETALLFELKLNLQCDKSLLVTADESIRIKRVMDRDAKTYREVEKVIDNQMPERKKIRLADYIIENNSDMQHLRLNTEKIMANLISDLHKI, encoded by the coding sequence ATGCATAAAATCATTGGCCTCACCGGAGGTATTGGTTCCGGGAAAACAACTGTGGCCCGTTTCATAGAAGAAATGGGATATCCTGTTTATAATTCAGACACAAGAGCAAAAGATCTGGTAAATGAAAGTGCCGATCTTAAATCAGCTATTATTCAGTTATTAGGAAAACATGCCTATGATGAAAATGGACTCTATGACCGGAAATATGTAGGATCTGTGGTTTTTAGCAATGATGAGCTGTTAAAGCAGCTGAATGCAATTATTCATCCTGCCGTTAATAAAGACTTTCATGACTGGGTAAAAAAACAGTCCCGAGAAATTATTTTTAAAGAAACGGCTTTACTTTTTGAGCTGAAATTAAATCTGCAATGTGACAAAAGTCTATTGGTAACAGCAGATGAAAGTATAAGAATAAAAAGGGTAATGGACAGGGATGCTAAAACCTATCGTGAGGTAGAAAAAGTAATAGATAATCAAATGCCGGAAAGAAAGAAAATACGGCTTGCAGATTACATCATTGAAAATAACTCGGACATGCAACATCTGCGTCTGAATACCGAGAAAATTATGGCTAACCTTATTAGTGACCTGCATAAAATATAG
- a CDS encoding TlpA family protein disulfide reductase, with protein sequence MKKLLLIVLCTLFIVSCSNKKTVVISGKVVGGSPLERIEIINTSDAAPLPIANFGVDAQGNFSDTIQIPKNGVYTLSYGGNYGSIYLKGGENVRISGNSTAGFPKVFTVEGDSKNNVFLQKAQTYIDNYFSKINQEIVTQDEPKFIGQLQKFKTDLNKEMDNLAKSTGADNDLVKWKKEDLDINFLAFSGKYEELHGQVTGKPDYKASQKLKDYQKELIGNENEKIKAFPLYREYLISKVGQDFQAYAMKNQKPDITTTEAFINYIKDKKDYSQLVKDYMIFYVSRIDMHPQQASSEKLLKLLNDNIKDSEVKAGLEKVEKAVYGLKVGTTVPSADFIDVNGKKVSSSSFNGKPTLIMFYASWSPYLVESVVPMLKEVTNTYKSKINFVFVDMDDNTAQFKKTAVAMLNGTEGQKLYAKGGLKSEMAQKYALYGFKLPSFVILDKDGKIASKSFMSMMEPDFKTALDKVSGITGPVIAPPQMQVQPAPAPVDSTKVKTEAKAK encoded by the coding sequence ATGAAAAAACTATTGCTAATAGTATTATGCACTTTATTTATAGTGTCCTGTTCAAACAAAAAAACAGTTGTTATTTCTGGTAAAGTAGTAGGAGGGTCACCATTGGAAAGAATAGAAATTATTAATACATCAGATGCTGCGCCTCTACCCATCGCTAATTTTGGTGTAGACGCCCAAGGTAATTTTTCCGATACAATTCAGATACCTAAAAATGGTGTGTACACACTTTCTTATGGTGGTAACTATGGTTCTATTTATTTAAAAGGTGGTGAGAATGTAAGAATTTCTGGAAATAGTACAGCTGGATTTCCAAAGGTATTTACTGTTGAAGGAGATTCAAAAAACAATGTGTTCCTACAAAAAGCTCAAACTTATATAGATAATTACTTTTCTAAAATTAACCAGGAAATAGTTACTCAGGATGAACCTAAGTTTATAGGACAACTGCAAAAATTCAAAACAGATCTGAATAAAGAGATGGATAACCTGGCAAAATCAACAGGTGCTGATAATGATTTGGTAAAATGGAAAAAAGAAGATTTAGATATTAATTTTCTTGCTTTCTCAGGGAAATATGAAGAACTTCATGGACAGGTTACAGGAAAACCTGATTATAAAGCATCCCAAAAGCTGAAAGATTATCAGAAAGAATTAATAGGTAATGAGAATGAAAAGATAAAAGCTTTTCCATTATACAGAGAGTATTTGATTAGTAAAGTTGGTCAGGATTTTCAGGCTTATGCTATGAAAAATCAGAAACCGGATATTACAACAACAGAAGCATTTATTAACTATATCAAGGATAAAAAGGATTATTCTCAATTGGTTAAGGATTACATGATATTCTATGTGTCAAGAATTGATATGCATCCGCAACAGGCTAGCTCAGAAAAATTATTGAAGTTGTTAAATGACAACATTAAAGATTCTGAAGTTAAAGCAGGATTGGAAAAAGTAGAAAAAGCTGTTTATGGTCTTAAAGTAGGTACAACTGTGCCATCAGCTGACTTTATTGATGTAAATGGGAAGAAAGTATCATCATCATCATTCAACGGAAAGCCTACATTAATAATGTTCTATGCTTCATGGAGTCCATATCTTGTAGAATCTGTAGTGCCAATGCTTAAAGAAGTTACCAATACTTACAAGTCTAAAATTAATTTCGTATTTGTTGATATGGATGATAATACAGCTCAATTTAAGAAAACAGCTGTAGCAATGCTAAATGGCACTGAAGGACAGAAATTATATGCCAAAGGAGGACTTAAATCTGAAATGGCACAAAAATATGCACTATACGGATTCAAATTACCAAGCTTTGTAATCTTAGATAAAGATGGTAAAATAGCAAGCAAGAGTTTCATGAGTATGATGGAACCAGACTTTAAAACTGCTTTAGATAAAGTATCCGGAATTACCGGACCAGTTATTGCTCCACCACAAATGCAAGTGCAACCAGCGCCAGCACCTGTGGATTCTACAAAAGTAAAGACAGAAGCGAAAGCTAAATAA
- a CDS encoding DUF6452 family protein — protein sequence MKYIKFIFFFVPLLLAIVACNQEDDICTEGGSPKMKVKFKKEGKLARMDSLTVRILWGTDTLMVANNSKAVDSVMIPLKVTGDGFTDILVQTNPKSKTEISKIKVKYTETSEYVSPGCGIRKLYNDLTVSPVEGLNPVKSVDINSNQIQNEVKTVLYFNF from the coding sequence ATGAAGTATATAAAGTTTATATTTTTCTTTGTTCCTTTATTACTGGCTATTGTAGCCTGTAATCAGGAAGATGATATATGTACCGAAGGAGGTTCTCCTAAGATGAAAGTGAAGTTTAAAAAAGAAGGCAAACTTGCCCGAATGGATAGTCTTACAGTCCGAATTTTATGGGGAACAGATACCTTAATGGTAGCGAACAATTCTAAAGCTGTTGATTCAGTAATGATCCCTTTAAAAGTGACAGGAGATGGTTTTACAGATATTTTAGTTCAGACTAACCCAAAATCAAAAACGGAGATTTCTAAAATCAAGGTAAAGTATACTGAAACTTCAGAATATGTGTCGCCGGGTTGCGGAATAAGGAAATTGTACAACGACTTAACTGTTTCACCTGTTGAGGGACTAAATCCGGTAAAAAGTGTTGATATTAACTCTAATCAAATTCAGAATGAAGTTAAGACTGTTCTATACTTTAATTTTTAG